One Phaseolus vulgaris cultivar G19833 chromosome 4, P. vulgaris v2.0, whole genome shotgun sequence DNA window includes the following coding sequences:
- the LOC137838869 gene encoding uncharacterized protein produces MPIDKSWICKPRNTIEYANGLNVFLDIAFQHANGPVIKCPCAKCGFKKWQTRDVVQEHLTCTAFPQNYKTWYLHGEGSSVIESMVATSAHVIEDLLESQNPMEDMLNDAFGFAGHDEDTEADDLQTNMVGDEGKTNFDELMRDNNEPLYEGCTKYSKLSFMLKLYHIKCMSRMSDKAMTMILELLKDAFEHAKFPNSFYEAKTVISKLGLNYVKIPACPKDCMLYWGEDNEGLEECKRCKTSKWKNKDKKQYAKILRYFPLKPRLQRLFMSSKTIESMTWHASKDNQDGLMRHPRDSEAWKSFDLLHLEFANDPRNVRLGLAADGFNPYGNMSTNHSIWPVVLIPYNRPPWQCMKQTSFILSMIIPGKQMVGNDIDVYLEPLISELKDLWFDGVQTFDYSKKEMFTLRAALLWTISDFPGLGNLSGWNTHTGLACPTCNFETDSSWLYRGKFCFMGHRRFLNKEHRFRFNNHLFDGTNELRDAPKPLLGSDIWNQIEGMNVTFRKPLDPIDTSKRASGKNVVQM; encoded by the exons ATGCCAATTGATAAATCGTGGATTTGTAAACCACGAAACACCATTGAGTATGCAAATGGGTTGAATGTGTTTTTGGATATTGCATTTCAACATGCTAATGGTCCTGTAATTAAGTGTCCATGTGCAAAATGTGGTTTCAAAAAGTGGCAAACAAGGGATGTAGTTCAAGAACACTTAACATGTACAGCTTTCCCTCAGAACTACAAAACTTGGTATTTGCATGGTGAAGGATCAAGTGTAATTGAGTCAATGGTCGCCACAAGTGCGCATGTCATTGAAGATTTATTGGAATCTCAAAATCCGATGGAAGACATGTTGAATGATGCATTCGGGTTTGCGGGGCATGATGAGGATACTGAAGCTGATGATCTGCAAACTAATATGGTGGGTGATGAAGGAAAGACAAACTTTGATGAATTGATGAGGGACAATAATGAACCCTTATATGAAGGTTGTACAAAGTATTCAAAATTATCATTCATGTTGAAGTTGTACCATATCAAATGCATGAGTAGAATGAGTGACAAAGCAATGACCATGATTCTAGAGTTGCTAAAGGACGCATTTGAACATGCTAAGTTTCCTAACTCGTTCTATGAGGCGAAAACTGTGATTAGCAAACTTGGACTTAACTATGTCAAAATACCAGCTTGCCCAAAAGACTGTATGCTATATTGGGGTGAAGACAATGAAGGCTTAGAAGAATGTAAACGATGCAAAACATCTAAGTggaaaaataaagataagaagCAATACGCAAAAATCTTGCGTTACTTTCCATTAAAACCGCGTTTGCAAAGATTGTTTATGAGTTCTAAGACGATTGAGTCTATGACATGGCATGCATCAAAGGATAATCAAGATGGGTTGATGAGGCATCCTAGAGATTCCGAGGCTTGGAAATCATTTGATTTATTGCATCTAGAATTTGCAAATGATCCTCGAAATGTACGATTAGGCTTAGCTGCTGATGGCTTCAATCCTTATGGAAACATGAGTACAAACCATAGTATATGGCCAGTGGTTCTCATCCCATACAATCGCCCCCCTTGGCAGTGTATGAAGCAAACATCTTTTATCCTCTCCATGATAATTCCTGGAAAACAAATGGTAGGAAATGACATTGATGTTTACTTAGAACCACTCATAAGCGAATTGAAGGATTTATGGTTTGATGGAGTGCAAACATTTGACTATTCAAAAAAAGAAATGTTTACTTTGCGAGCAGCTTTGTTGTGGACAATTAGTGACTTCCCTGGGCTAGGTAATTTGTCTGGATGGAACACGCACACTGGTCTTGCTTGCCCTACCTGTAACTTTGAAACCGACTCTTCTTGGTTGTACAGGGGCAAATTCTGCTTTATGGGACATCGtagatttttaaataaagaGCACAGATTCAGATTCAATAATCATCTTTTTGATGGAACAAATGAACTAAGGGATGCACCAAAACCTTTGTTAGGGTCAGACATATGGAATCAAATTGAGGGTATGAATGTTACATTTAGAAAACCATTAGACCCTATAGATACAAGTAAGAGGGCTAGTGGAAAGAATGTTGTTCAA ATGTGA
- the LOC137837761 gene encoding uncharacterized protein, protein MHIEKNVCDNVLYTLLNDPKKSKDNLKARKVLKEMGIRKELWPNDKGRFRPSVFSLSKTKKKTFLRTLKKAKMPDGYSSNIARCVDLKGGKIFGLKSHDCHILMEQLLPIAIRNVLPNNVTAVIVEMCSFFRQLCGKSLSQFDLNKLESRMIQTLCHLEMLFPPTFFTIMVHLTCHLAGEAKLGGPVHYRWMYPIERYLGHLKSYVRNKAQPEGSIAEGYLAEEVLTFCSQYMEGMKTRTNRPSRVDDSFNTNISELNTLFPPIGRVVSAASTFEMSTIERTQAHRYVLFNCPQVQPYIEEFRQHLRRRSRGRRIPNTELEKIINKDFMNWFPQRVGTICFYKFKMSISKIY, encoded by the exons ATGCATATTGAGAAAAATGTTTGTGACAATGTTTTGTACACATTACTTAATGATCCTAAGAAGTCCAAAGATAATCTCAAAGCCCGAAAGGTTCTTAAAGAAATGGGTATAAGGAAAGAGCTTTGGCCAAATGATAAAGGAAGATTTCGACCAAGTGTATTTTCATTgtcaaaaacaaagaaaaaaacgtTTTTGCGGACGTTGAAAAAGGCTAAAATGCCAGATGGATACTCAAGTAATATTGCAAGGTGTGTAGATTTGAAAGGTGGAAAGATTTTTGGACTCAAGAGTCATGATTGTCATATTCTTATGGAACAATTACTACCTATTGCCATACGTAATGTTCTACCAAACAATGTGACTGCCGTGATAGTAGAAATGTGTTCATTTTTTCGACAATTATGTGGGAAAAGTTTAAGTCAATTTGATCTTAATAAACTTGAGTCTCGCATGATTCAAACTCTTTGCCACTTGGAAATGTTATTTCCTCCTACCTTCTTTACAATCATGGTTCATTTAACATGTCATCTAGCTGGTGAGGCAAAACTTGGAGGACCGGTACATTACCGTTGGATGTATCCCATAGAAAG GTATTTGGGACACTTAAAATCGTATGTTCGAAACAAGGCACAACCTGAAGGTTCTATTGCTGAAGGATACCTAGCTGAAGAGGTTTTGACCTTTTGTTCTCAATATATGGAAGGGATGAAAACAAGAACTAATAGACCTTCACGTGTAGATGACTCTTTCAAcacaaatatttcagaattgaATACCCTATTTCCACCAATTGGTAGAGTTGTAAGTGCTGCTTCAACTTTTGAGATGTCAACTATTGAGAGAACACAAGCACATCGATATGTGTTATTTAATTGCCCTCAAGTTCAACCTTACATTGA GGAATTTAGACAACATTTACGAAGAAGGTCTAGAGGGAGAAGAATTCCAAATACAGAGCTAGAAAAGATTATCAATAAGGATTTCATGAATTGGTTTCCTCAAAGGGTAGGTACAATATGTTTTTACAAGTTTAAAATGTCAATTTCAAAGATATACTGA